The Lolium perenne isolate Kyuss_39 chromosome 6, Kyuss_2.0, whole genome shotgun sequence genome segment GCTCCCCCAAATGAAGGATGTTGTGCCGGCGTCCCCCAAACGGAGGTGtcggcgcccctgccggcgcctatttgggggttgtcggtggagatgctctaacatagctagtaacatcacatatcTCAAGAAGTTTTGGTGAAATGGCATGTCaatgaatgaagaaagagagtgaggtggtaactagctatgttaccataacatcacacaccccaaaacaagatgagtctacaacataataaatgacacaatgcataccaccacatataagttactacccaatATAAGTTACTCCTCGCTATGAAGGGTGAAATAACATACTATTAGATGTGGAGGCTTGCTCTAGTACAACCCCCTCCCCAAACTCAACAAAACCCAACCGGTATTATTTAGGCCCATATCCAAGCCCAAATCCAAAACTCAGTATTCCCACGTATAGGCATACAGTCGCCGCAAGACTGTCCGGCGGGCACCGCAAGACTGTCCGGCGCCGCAAGACTGTCCGGCGTGAACCCCACAAGACAGTCCGGCGCCACAAGACAGTCCAACGCAAGCACCGCAAGACAGTCCGGTTAATCTCGTTCCCAACGCGATGGACAGTCCGGCCGAATTTCACCGGACTGTATGCGGCAGACTATCCGACCGTTCGTCGCGCCGTCATGCCGCCGTCTAGCCTGCACGCCGTCCCAACCATACCGATACGGACCTACGAGATATTGCCGAGACTCGTGTCGTCCAACTTCGCCTCACGGTGCCTCGTGGCTGCCCATCACCACCTTGTTGCTCCTCCCGCGCGACGGCCACGACCGCCACCGCGCTGACGAATTTCCACCAATAATCCACGTACATACATAATTATATACATACGTATGCGGTATACAATTTAGTTTGATCATACGTGTTTTGTACAGGGCTACGTATACCCGTTTAATATTAAACGAAGGGGTATCAAGCAATCTCAGCCGTCATTATATttaagtttgctttgagtttaggGGAGGGGTTGTACCGGAGCAAACGCCTTAGATGTGGGAATGTGTGTATATCAGACTATCTATCAAAATATTGTACTCCCACATGTAATACTTTGTTAACATAAACTTGGTGACAATGTCAACGTGTGAGAGTACATCACTACAGCTCAGTGGTGAAGCGTGCAAGTTGAATTGCAAGACTTTTAAACCTGTGGTTGTTTATTTATCTCACCGTACATGTGTGCGACTGACAGGCTGGGAGAAGAGAACCCTCACATGCCAAAGTAATGCCCTGCTCTCTCTCTCTATGATTTTTCTTTGTTTTATGGTCATAGTATATAGTTTTTATTTGCTTACGATATAATGGCGTCACCGGTATTAGGTTATTGAACTTGAGCTTAGCCTGTCTCGATCTACTGTGCATTCTTCCATATTTAACCTCATTTAATCAGTTTTCTTCACCCAGACATCACGGGTCACTTGTCAAATGACTTGGACAGCCACGCGCACAATTGAAAACCATTTATTTGGTTTATGCTAAATCTTGGAGAAAAACCACGTCTTACCCGTTTAAGCTTAAACTAAGTGATATATATATACCACAGTATCCGATCCATATGATTCATGAGAATTCTGCAATTATTTTCCAATATTTtatgacatgtcgtttgagtcggcCACCACATGCGCCTGATAAGTGAGAAAAATGTATGGTAGGTAACATGCAGCGTATGAAAACAAACTTCCGCGCTTATATTAAAAGAAAATCAACACTGCTTACAATACTATTCGACATGCATGATTGCCACGACTTGTTTTTTTGTAACCAATATTTTGGTATACCATTTGCTTCTAGGTTTTTTTCTAGGCTGGAGATAGGAGAGGCAGAGTTGCTGAAGCAATATGGTCGTTTAGACGAAAGACCAGTTACCGTTGACATGAATTCTGTTATGTGATGTGCGTTATCTTCTGTCACTAACCTTGTAAGGATGATGGATCCATTATGAGTTGAACAGAGTGAAATGTTGAACTCCAATCATGGCACGGGTATGCATGCCATACTTAGCCTACGACGACCAGTTCCCCAAAGAGCGACGCGCAGTTAGGTCGTTATCAGGGTGATATGGGCGATCTGTGGTTCTCACATGGGGTGTTTGTCTCGGATGTTATGATTGAGAGCTTTGCAAAGTCCTACTCTGCCGAGTAGTATAACCTTGGTGACTCATTTTTAGTAGAGTGCTAAATAATCTACTGCCTTCTACCTCTACTGTAGTGGTAGCGCTGTCTGAAAGTGCGATTGGAACGTTTGATCTTCCCGTTCACGTGCATAATAGGTAGGCGTAGCCTTGAAGAACTCTTAATTCTGCCAACGAGCATGTTTCCTAAATTAAAAACATTCATCAACTTCTGGggtcatgcaaatggatttttcttAGCAAATGCAGCAACACACTGGATACTGTAATCTTTATTTATCAGAAAAATGGGTACCATGCTAAAACTCGTAAATATCGCCAAAAATCACAAAAGAAATAAACAAATGCTGTGTTCAATACTGTTAATCTGCTAAGTTAAATGTGCAGGAAGACTAGTTTCTTCGATGCCATTGCAAAAGAACTAACTGTATACTCAACGACTAGTTTCTTCTTTTCTTCTGAATATATAAACCTAATGCAGCTATACCTGCCTGCCTTTCCTGACAATAAAATAGCTGGATACACGCAAAACTACCTCTTACTCAAGCGGCACCTACTTCAAAACAATGAGAATCACACATAGAAAACGTGAAATGTTATAGCCATACCCATCAAGCCAACAGCGAGAAATTTTCGACTGAAACTGTATATATATGCTCTCCAAATGGGGAGAAAAAGAATGTTGTTTCTAAGAACAGGAATTTAGGCCACAACAAGAGTATGGATACAGAAACACTATAATCTGCCCCTGTTTGCTTCTGGTCATGTCTAAGAATCAACGTTGAAGGGCTGATTAAGTGTTGAATGACCTGAAACTTCCATCAACCTAGCTAGGATAACAAACCGACATTATATACAGCATATATGGTAATTTTCTGGATATCTGACACTGCTGGTTTCTTTAGCTTTAGTCTTTCCGTGCTGGCACTGTTAGAGCTTATTGCAATCTGCTTGTCTGCaactagcacaagtgaagagctgGATCACAGGAAGGCCAGTGACCAAGGGAGCTTTCCTGTCCTAGACATCTTCTCCAAGGCTTTCTCAACACCAGCTATCCGATTGGCAGTGGCTGCCTGCTCCTTGACTTTCTTCTTATCAGCTTTCCTCTGTGCTTTTCGTATCGCCTTTTGCATCTTCTGTCCTGCTTCAGCTCTCTTCTTTTCCAACTTCATCTGTTTACAGTTGAGAACACAAACAGAATGTAAAACTACTGGTCCAGTGCTATAAGTGGAAATATTCAATGCAGTGAACACTGAAGATGTCTTTCTTGGGGAGACCAAATGCAGTTGCCAAGCATACCTCAGTGTTTGTCATTTTCTCCCTGGCCTGTGCAATCTTATTCTTCTGCCAGACATCGATGTTTGCTTCTTTAATTTTCAGCCTAGATAACATAAGTAACATAAGTGCTTGGAATAAACATATCCAAATATTTTTGCTCGTCAACACTAAACATGATGATATTCTGCAGGTCAGTTTGTTAAGTTCAAAACTTCAACAAATCAGAGTCGCCCCTCACAAACAGTCATATCAGTACCAGTTATGGATCAAGCTTTTTTGTTCAATGTATATTGAAGTGTAACAGCAACATGTTTATTTTCGACAACTTATTATGCTACATCTGTCCAACTCCCAAGCCATTTGATTCCACATCATTATTGGCTAATACAACTATTCTTGTTCTATGACAATTCATTATTCTGAGCAAGTCCAGAATAATTTGCTAAAAATAAATGCAATGTTAAGAGGTAATCGCATAAGATGAGATGATATGGATTACTTGTCTATGAGCTTTGAAATCTGTGCATCCTTCCAGGCAACCAACTTGGCATGGACGAAATTTTCCTTTGGTTTTACTGCAGAGCCCCGGACCCGTCTCTCCATCCTTTGCACTGCAGCTGGACAATTCTCACCGTCTGAAAGGTCAAAAGCATGACCACCGTGATTGCCTCCCTCATAGGCACCTTCGGCATCGAAGTTCCAATCACGAGCTGCAACATACAAAATTGTCCCAATTCATGTTTTGCTGAAGAATCAACAGGTCTCAAGAGATTTAGGCCAATACCTGAGGATATACGAGACGACACAGTATCTGCCTGCCAGTCCTTTTGGTCCAttgcctcatcttcctcttcactTACTTTAGGCAATCTCCATTCATTGACAGCATCAATTGATCCCATGCGCCGCCTCTGGTAATTGCGTGCGGAGCGAGCTCGGCGCATCAATCTAGCTGGTGTGGCCTTGTGGACGAATCTTGGAGGCCCTCGATTGGAACCGTCAACTGCATCATTGAAGTAAACTAAGTGACCATGACATGCAAGGAAAAGAATTGGTTGATCTATCAACAGGGAAGCAGGCAAAAGGCAGCACCTCTGCGATCCAGCAGAGAAGGGTGCCTGGGTGTCTGTAGTCTGACGTTTCGTGGTGTAGCAAACTTCATGAAATCTCCTCTGGTTGGTGCCCTCCCTTGCTCTTCCTCCTGAGGTAGTTTCGCTTATTAACAACTCCCAATTACTTATGAGCTTGAAGGATATAATGTGTGCAAAGCAAAAGTAGGTGGGTACCAAACTGGCAACATGATGTATTAGATGGATGGCATCAGACACCAAATCATTCTAACCTGATTGGCTGATACAATGGTTAAAAAATGCAACAGTTATATGACTGAGATAAGATTACGCCAGTTTTTGTCCATTTCAAGATGCTGGAAGGAAGAACCCTAGCAACAAACCCGGATCCCAAATGTGCAGCCTTTCCTAATTGGCAGTTAATTATTCTTGAATTTCCAATCAATTCCCGTAACATTGATCTATCAATCAAGAATCCAATTTCATTCTACACAATACTCCGAAACTGAGGCATTTGTTCCCAGGAGCAATACAAGAAACTGAACAGCTCCAACCAAGAAACCACCTCCGCAGCAAGAATGATCTTAGGAATCGATGGAGTCCAGCCGAATTCATGAACCGCATGCTATAGAGCGAATAATCAAGAACACAGGCAGGCAAAATCAGTAACCAAGAACCCTGGAATCACCTCCCTTTCTAGCAAGAACCTGGCAGGAACAACACGGCAGAGCAGCGAGACCACGGAAACTGACCTCCCGTGACGTGACGAACGAGGATCCGTCGCTGTCGTCTTGGCGCTCCCCGCCGTCCCGGCAGCCGTCGCCGCCCTTGCTGCTGACGGGGCTGCATATGGGGGACGGGGAGGCCGGGCGGTGCTCGGTGAGGGACCCGGCGCTCCACGCGGCGCAGCTGCCGTAGGAGGAAGCCGGGCGGCGGCCGTAGGGCCCGCCgcgcgcgcccatggcggccatcGCGAGCAGCATCTGCGTGCTCCTCCCGGCCGACGCCTCGGGCTGGGGGTCGGGGTCGGGCTCGGCGTCGGCGGCGTAGAAGGCGGCGGCGCCGTCGGAGCGCGCGGGGGAGGAGCCCGGCGAGACGCGGGAGGCGGCGGTGGGCTCGCCGACGACGCAGGGGAGCGGGAGCGGGAGGAGGTGGTCGACGCGGCGCATGTTGATGCTGCCGCAGGAGGAGACGCCGCCGTCGGCGACGGCGGCCATCTTCTTGGCTTCTTGCTCTGCGCACCTCGCTTCGTCTTGCCGACGGCGTGCCTGGCAGTTGCAGAGGGCGCGCGAgtttagagagagagagacggtGTCAGGGCCGAGAGAGAAAAGGGCAACAAAAGATGGCACGGATGGGCTTACATATTAAGGTTTTGCTAGGGCTCTAGGCTGGGCCATCTGACGGGTAGTTCAAGGTATTATTTGGTACGTCGGGCTGCGTGGTTTGGATAAAAAAATActacctccggttcatattaattgactctaatatgaatgtatctagacacattttagttctagatacatccatattgaagtcaattaatatgaatcggagtactATTTTTATTTGTTTGGCTGCAGCCAACATCAAATTTCGATGAAGATAAGATTACGACTGTTTGGTACCATACAGACATGTACAAGGTCACTTCTTCTCTACAACTGGTAGCCTTACCATGCTATTACCTTCTATCACACAGAAATCTCAGTTCATGACAGTTGTAGACTAACGAAGTTAGCAGTTTACGAAATCAGCTCTAGTTAGTATGAATGGTAGTTCATAACGATGCTCCCTAGCTACTACGAATGACAGTTTATCATCACGGGGTAGTTCAACATACGGGGATCAAAATGGGGTTCGATAAACAGGGGATTAAAGGggagttcttcttcttcacttcctcttcttcttctcaaaTGGTGGTGTTGCCTCTGGCTTTTCACATTGCGCCTGCCCACTCTTGCCTCTTCTCCTTCCAGGCTTCATTGTCGATTGCCTCCACGCCATGGCCAGTCTCTGCTTCATCAAAAGTGACAACCTCTTGGAAGAACTCATCCTCGCCCCAATCTAGGATCCAGTTGTGAAGAATGCAGCAATCAAGGACTAGCTTTACTTAAGTGTCAAAAGTGTGGAATGGTTTATGGTCAAGGACCTTGAACCTGTTCTTCAATGCAGCAAAGGTCCTCTCAATGATGACTAGGCTTGAGTGTCTCAAATTGAACAACTCTTTCGCATTCTAAGGTCGGTGCCTGGGAGAGAACTCGTTGAGGTggtaccttgttttcctgaaggGAAGTAGAATACCAGGTCGGCATGCATATCCAGCATCTCCAAGGTAGAACTTACCCTCAAG includes the following:
- the LOC127306798 gene encoding uncharacterized protein encodes the protein MAAVADGGVSSCGSINMRRVDHLLPLPLPCVVGEPTAASRVSPGSSPARSDGAAAFYAADAEPDPDPQPEASAGRSTQMLLAMAAMGARGGPYGRRPASSYGSCAAWSAGSLTEHRPASPSPICSPVSSKGGDGCRDGGERQDDSDGSSFVTSREEEEQGRAPTRGDFMKFATPRNVRLQTPRHPSLLDRRVDGSNRGPPRFVHKATPARLMRRARSARNYQRRRMGSIDAVNEWRLPKVSEEEDEAMDQKDWQADTVSSRISSARDWNFDAEGAYEGGNHGGHAFDLSDGENCPAAVQRMERRVRGSAVKPKENFVHAKLVAWKDAQISKLIDKLKIKEANIDVWQKNKIAQAREKMTNTEMKLEKKRAEAGQKMQKAIRKAQRKADKKKVKEQAATANRIAGVEKALEKMSRTGKLPWSLAFL